ATGGGGCGGATTGGACTTATATCATATGGGGAGCTGTACACGCAGCAGTGATGGTTGTAGAAAGATTTGCATTCAAATTCAAAGCTATAAAAAATGCCTGGGATTCGGTTCCTCGTGCCATCCAACCGATTTATCCGTTTTTTGTTTTTATAGTGACAATATTTTTCTTCCGCGCAAGACCAACACCCGCCTATCCCAATGCAGTGGATGTTTCCTTTCTGATGTTAGGTAGGGCTTTCACATTGCCGGAAGGACTCATGTTGGATCTTCCTATTTCGTTAATTTTAGTAATCGGATTCTTATTCTTCGTTGATATAGTTCAGAATAACAAAGAAGACTATTTCGATTTTATCACGGAACGTCCTCTGTTTTTATACACTATCTGTTCCGTTATGTATATCACCGCATTTCTCATCTATAGCGTAACGGTATCCAGTCCTTTCCTATACTTTCAGTTTTAGTTGTTAGCAGATAAAAAACAAAAACATTCTTAGTACATAAAAAACCCGGGCGAATAAAATCGGAACCCGGGTCTTATTTTTTCGTTTAACGAAACTAGAATTGAACTTTAGGAGCGTTTTCCACCGCTTTCACATCTTCAACAGTGAATGTAGGTTTGCCTTCATAGCCGAATGCTTTTGCAGTTAGAACAGCAGGAAACTGACGAATATAAACATTATACTCTTTAGTTGCTTTGATAAAGCGGTTACGAGCAACTGTTACACGGTTTTCCGTACCTTCCAATTGCGCCATCAAATCTCCGAATCGTTCACTTGATTTCAACTCAGGATAATTCTCCTGAACAACAAGCAATCGGGAAATAGCGGAGCCCAATTGTCCTTGAGCTTGATTGAATTTGGCAAATGCCTCAGGATCGTTAATCAATTCCGGTGTTGCTTGAATGGAACCTAATTTGGAACGGGCATCTGCAATACCTTGTATGATTTCTTTTTCTTGTTTTGCGAAACCTTTCACAGCCGCTTCCAAATTGGGAATTAGATCAGAACGTCTTTTGTATTGGTTGAGAACTTCAGCCCAAGCCGCAGTCACTTCTTCGTCCAATTCCTGGATTTTATTATAACCGCAGTTAGTAAGAAGGGATACAAAGAGAAGAACAATCGAAAATCGTCGAATCTGTTTAATCATAGAATGTGTTTACCTAATAGTTAGAGTAGGTGCAAGTGAAATTCGGAAAAAAAATTAATATCGGAATCGTTTCGTAGCCAAAAACCAGTTTTTTTCCTCATTTTCCAAATAGGAAACCAATTCCGAATCGGGAATGCCCCCATCCAAATATTGGAGCAATTTGGTATCCCCGGCGAGGAGTTCAATCGCGGGTTTGTCGGAACGAAATTCATATACCCCTTTCAAATATTGAAATTCATCCGGAAAAAGTTCTTTCAGGTTTTTTAAAAAAAACAAAGTGAAATACAAAGAATGAAACTTTTTAGGATTTTCAATCAGTAGTTGATAACCTTCGCATATTTGATCTTTGAATTTATGAAATGTAGGCAAAAATCTAAGAGGCCTCAGTATAACAGTAGTTGTTTGGTGAGCTTTCAAACGTTTGTCCAACTCATCTTTCGCTTTTCCTTTCAAATAAGGAGCTCCGAAAGTTTCAAACGGCTTGGTGGTGCCTCTTCCTTCGGAAAGATTGGTTCCTTCCAAAAGGCATTGCCCGGGATACACATAACAAGTATTTTGTGTAGGTATGTTCGGTGAAGGAGGAACCCACAACAAAGTTTGATACGACTTTGGATGATACACTCCGATCGGGATGCCTGCAATCTCCACTTTCAAATCAAACGTTTCGTTATAATAATTGAGAAGCCCGGCAGGACTTAATCCGTGCCTGTGCGGAACGGAACGAACTCCCACAAATGATTCGAACTCCGCCGCAAGGGGACTGCCCTCCACTTTGTCTCCGATTGGATTCGGAGAATCGACTACGATAAAAAGAGGGGCTTTGCCCGTTTCTTTTTTCAGTTTGGAAACACCTTCCAAAATATAATAGGCAGTAGTTAAAAAAGTATAATACCTGGAACCGACATCCCTGATATCAATGACGATGATGTCCAATCTTTGCAGTACATCACGCGGAGGAACAAGACTTTCTTCGTTGTCACCGTAAAGGTTTACTATATTGCAATCACCAAACATGTAACCAAGTTCGGAACCGCTTACCTGGTCTTGTAATTCCGCAAAAAGGCCGTGTTCCGGTAAAAACAAAGTATCGATTTTAATATCTTCGCCAAAAGAAATAAAATGATAATTTTTATTCCAACCGAACGCACTTTGGTTGGTTAGAATTCCCGCACTGCAACCTGAGAGTTTTTTAAGATTTTTTATAAACTTCATTTATTTTTTTGAATGATTTCTTTTGCTAAAATGGATTTTTCCCAAATAGCCTTGATCTTTTCCAAATCCAAACTACGGTTATCTGGATTAAAAATTTCGATCACTTCTTCTAAAGCGGATTTATAATCACTCAGTGAATTGAAAACATAAGATCTGTTTTCTTCAAAGATAGACAACCACATCTCCGGATTTGAGCCTGCGATCCTTGACATATCACGAAAACCACCGCCTGTGATCGGTTTGGTGCTCTCTTCTATTTGTTTTTTCGCAACAGGGTTCGCAATTGCTGTGTTTACCAGTAAGGTCGATAGGATATGGGGAAGATGCGATAAATAAGATAATGTTTCATCATGTTCCTTTTCCCCCATCTCCAAAGTCCATGAACCGATGGTTTCCCAGAAGTTCCGAACCAAATCCACAGTTTCCCGTTTTGCTTTTTCCGGTTTGGTCACGATACACAATTTGTCCTGATAGAGATCTTCTTTTGCCGCTTCCGGCCCGGAATGTTCCGAACCGCACATAGGATGGGAAGAAATGTACTGATGAGCCGTATCAAAATGGGAATTCACTGCAGTGAGTATGGTTTCTTTTGTAGAGCCCAAATCAGTATAAACGGTCGTCCCGATTT
The nucleotide sequence above comes from Leptospira kobayashii. Encoded proteins:
- a CDS encoding prephenate dehydrogenase; translation: MNDWKNILIFGMGLMGGSLSLAIKKKFPNARVTGVVRSENSKKTIQKKNISHDVLTESEFYQTKTFSDFDFVVFSTPVKSVIETILKLPKIGTTVYTDLGSTKETILTAVNSHFDTAHQYISSHPMCGSEHSGPEAAKEDLYQDKLCIVTKPEKAKRETVDLVRNFWETIGSWTLEMGEKEHDETLSYLSHLPHILSTLLVNTAIANPVAKKQIEESTKPITGGGFRDMSRIAGSNPEMWLSIFEENRSYVFNSLSDYKSALEEVIEIFNPDNRSLDLEKIKAIWEKSILAKEIIQKNK
- a CDS encoding DUF1343 domain-containing protein, with protein sequence MKFIKNLKKLSGCSAGILTNQSAFGWNKNYHFISFGEDIKIDTLFLPEHGLFAELQDQVSGSELGYMFGDCNIVNLYGDNEESLVPPRDVLQRLDIIVIDIRDVGSRYYTFLTTAYYILEGVSKLKKETGKAPLFIVVDSPNPIGDKVEGSPLAAEFESFVGVRSVPHRHGLSPAGLLNYYNETFDLKVEIAGIPIGVYHPKSYQTLLWVPPSPNIPTQNTCYVYPGQCLLEGTNLSEGRGTTKPFETFGAPYLKGKAKDELDKRLKAHQTTTVILRPLRFLPTFHKFKDQICEGYQLLIENPKKFHSLYFTLFFLKNLKELFPDEFQYLKGVYEFRSDKPAIELLAGDTKLLQYLDGGIPDSELVSYLENEEKNWFLATKRFRY
- a CDS encoding LemA family protein encodes the protein MIKQIRRFSIVLLFVSLLTNCGYNKIQELDEEVTAAWAEVLNQYKRRSDLIPNLEAAVKGFAKQEKEIIQGIADARSKLGSIQATPELINDPEAFAKFNQAQGQLGSAISRLLVVQENYPELKSSERFGDLMAQLEGTENRVTVARNRFIKATKEYNVYIRQFPAVLTAKAFGYEGKPTFTVEDVKAVENAPKVQF